A region of Bacillota bacterium DNA encodes the following proteins:
- a CDS encoding YqzL family protein gives MNLTAEFFWKLFEATGSVAAYLLYKKYREIVLN, from the coding sequence TTGAATCTTACCGCTGAGTTTTTCTGGAAGCTGTTTGAAGCGACGGGTTCGGTAGCCGCCTATTTGCTGTACAAAAAATACAGGGAGATAGTTTTGAACTAG
- the pheS gene encoding phenylalanine--tRNA ligase subunit alpha — protein sequence MKEQVIQVRDRALAACQEADSVRELEDVRVRFLGKKGELTQILRGMGQLSPEERPVMGKLVNEVREEVERALAERGEILAEAELTRRLSAETLDLTLPGRRPQRGTVHPVNLILAELERVFVSMGFEVVEGPEVETDYYNFEALNVPPDHPARDMQDTFYLDGGFLLRSQTSPVQVRVMEKQAPPVRIICPGKVYRRDSDATHTPMFHQVEGLVVDKGVTLGDLKGTLMELSRVLYGDRKVRFRPSFFPFTEPSAEMDVACVVCEGTGCRVCKGSGWLEVLGCGMVHPKVFEMVGYDPDEVTGFAFGLGVERFAMTRYGIEDIRWLYENDLRFLRQFHGR from the coding sequence TTGAAAGAGCAAGTTATCCAAGTCCGGGATCGGGCTTTGGCTGCCTGCCAAGAGGCTGATAGTGTGCGGGAATTAGAGGACGTTCGGGTCCGCTTTCTCGGTAAGAAGGGAGAACTAACCCAAATCTTGCGGGGAATGGGTCAGCTGTCCCCCGAGGAGCGACCGGTGATGGGTAAGCTGGTCAACGAGGTGAGGGAAGAAGTAGAAAGGGCGCTGGCGGAGCGGGGGGAAATTCTGGCGGAAGCGGAATTGACCCGACGGTTGTCAGCGGAGACCTTGGATTTGACCTTGCCCGGTAGGCGACCGCAGCGAGGCACTGTCCATCCCGTCAACCTGATTCTCGCGGAATTGGAGCGGGTTTTTGTCAGTATGGGGTTTGAAGTCGTAGAAGGTCCTGAAGTCGAGACGGATTATTACAACTTCGAGGCTCTCAACGTGCCCCCCGATCACCCGGCCCGGGACATGCAAGACACCTTCTATCTTGATGGGGGATTTTTGCTGCGGTCACAAACTTCGCCGGTTCAGGTCCGAGTGATGGAAAAGCAGGCGCCACCGGTTCGAATCATTTGCCCGGGGAAGGTCTATCGCCGGGATTCCGATGCCACTCATACCCCAATGTTCCACCAGGTAGAGGGTTTGGTGGTGGACAAGGGGGTTACCCTAGGCGATTTGAAGGGAACGCTGATGGAGTTATCTCGGGTACTGTACGGTGATCGCAAAGTGAGATTCCGTCCCAGCTTCTTCCCCTTTACCGAACCCAGCGCGGAAATGGATGTCGCCTGTGTGGTTTGTGAAGGCACGGGATGTCGGGTCTGCAAAGGGAGTGGTTGGCTAGAGGTGTTGGGCTGCGGAATGGTGCATCCCAAGGTGTTTGAAATGGTTGGTTATGATCCCGACGAAGTCACCGGATTTGCCTTTGGTCTTGGGGTTGAGCGGTTTGCGATGACTCGCTACGGGATTGAAGATATCCGCTGGCTATATGAGAACGACTTGCGGTTCCTGCGGCAGTTTCACGGGAGGTGA